In the genome of Dermacentor silvarum isolate Dsil-2018 chromosome 1, BIME_Dsil_1.4, whole genome shotgun sequence, one region contains:
- the LOC119436426 gene encoding proteasome subunit beta type-1 encodes MDVLTEQPVLSYYGGPKQAYFSPYSDNGGSIVAVAGEDFAVIASDSRLSSGYQIHTREQSKLFKLSNQCVLGSTGCWCDILTFTRFLEARMKMYLHEHHKLMSTPAVAQLVVTMLYNKRFFPYYISNILAGLDEDGKGCIYCYDPVGHSERVQYRAGGSSSALLQPLLDNQIGFKNMENVTPEPPTRERAVNIIKDVFISAAERDIYTGDSVVINIIDKNGIKEEQLALRRD; translated from the exons ATGGATGTGTTAACTGAGCAGCCTGTGCTTTCTTACTATGGTGGGCCTAAGCAAGCGTATTTCAGCCCTTACAGCGACAACGGAGG GAGCATCGTGGCCGTTGCAGGGGAAGACTTTGCAGTCATCGCGTCTGATAGTCGTCTGAGCAGCGGATACCAGATCCACACGAGGGAGCAGTCGAAGCTGTTCAAGCT GTCCAACCAATGTGTCCTTGGTTCCACGGGTTGCTGGTGTGACATTCTCACGTTCACACGGTTTCTGGAGGCGCGAATGAAG ATGTATCTGCATGAACACCACAAGCTGATGAGCACTCCTGCAGTGGCTCAACTTGTTGTCACTATGCTCTACAACAAGAGGTTCTTCCCCTATTACATCTCGAACATTCTGGCGGGCCTCGACGAAGATG GTAAAGGTTGCATATACTGCTATGACCCTGTTGGTCACTCTGAAAGGGTGCAGTACAGAGCAGGAGGCTCCTCCAGTGCCTTACTTCAGCCACTTTTGGACAACCAG ATTGGTTTCAAGAACATGGAAAACGTGACGCCAGAGCCACCAACTCGAGAGCGAGCTGTGAACATCATCAAAGATGTTTTCATCTCTGCTGCTGAGAGAGACATCTACACAGGAGACTCGGTTGTCATCAATATTATTGACAAGAACGGCATCAAAGAAGAGCAGCTGGCACTCCGCAGAGACTGA